The window GCTGATCTGCTTCCTCTTCGGGGGCCTGCTCTTCGGCCCGCTGATGAAGGTGAACGCCTACGGCATCCTCTGGAAGGGCCCGCCGCTGGGCCTGGACAGCACCGACACGAAGACCCTCGTGCTCGTGCTGGCCTGGCTGGCGCCGGTGATCCTGCGTGCGCGGGGGCGTCGCGCGCGGCGCTGGATCGTCCTCGCGGCCGTGCTCAGCGTGATCGCCTTCCTGATTCCCCACAGCGTCTTCGGCGTGTCCTGACGCGCTGCCAATCGATTGGAGGGAGAGCCGTGACCGACAGGCTCGAGGAAATCTTCGCCATGCAGCGGGAGCTGAACCGCTACACCTTCGAGCAGAACGCGCTGGGGGAGGGCTACGACGCCATCGCCGGCAACCGCGACCTGCAGAACACCTGGCTGCGCAACTACGCCCTGGCCATGAGCCAGGAGCTGTCCGAACTGGTGGACTCCACCAACTGGAAATGGTGGCGCACCAAGGTGGACCTCTTCGACGAGCAGAACATCAAGGTGGAGCTGGTGGACATCCTCCACTTCTGGGTGAGCGCCTGCCAGGTGATGGGGCTGAGCGCCGAGGACGTCCACCGCATGTACATGCAGAAGAACGCCGTCAACCGGAAGCGGCAGGACAGCGGCTACCTGAAGAAGGACGAGGCCGACAACCGCGGCATCGGCTAGCGGAGCAGCCCCCGGGCGGGGCGGCCGGCGTTCCCTGTGACTTCCCACAGTGCCTGGCAGGGTCGCAGCGTGGCCCGTGGCGCACCCCTGGCTGGCTGTGCGTAGCTTCAATCACCACATTCCCAACCGGTTGCGGTCGACTGCAACAAGCGTGCGACCCTGGCGAGTCTCCGGGGGATCTGCTAGAATAATGGCGCTCCTCACTTCCCCACTCCACGCCGGGAGCGTGCCATGCGTCGCCTAGTTCTGACACTCGCCATCCTGCTCTTGCCGTCCCTCTCCTTCGCCGCCGTGGGCTACTCGATCGACATCAACCCCGCCCAGAGCGCGCTCGTCATCATCTTCCTGAACCAGTCCTTCCCCGGGACGATGGACGGCACCCTGCACTGCACGGTGGATCCGGGCTTCGAGGACGGCGCCACGGCCGTGATCTCCGACTTCAACGCCACGGTGACCGACATCAACTCGATCTTCGTGACGCTGCGGAACATCACGCTCACCAGCGACCCGCTCCTGCCCAACAGCGGCAGCATCGTGGACGCCACGCCCGGCGACGGCCACGTCAACCTGAACCAGGTGCTCCACCTGACCATGGACGCCACCTACGACCCGATCTTCGGCGCCGACGTGCCCTTCACCACGAACACCGAGCTCTGCATCGGCAGCACCACGTTCTGCGGCGGCGCGGCGGACGGCAGCGGGAACATCGACACCAACGCCCTCTTCTTCCAGATCCTCGCCACGGGCGTGATCCCGGGCGCCGAGAACCCCACCGGCGAGGACATCCCCTTCCGCCTGGTGCTGCGCGGCCTGGGCACGCAGGACGACGTCTCCGTGGAGACGCCCCTCGACGCGCCCCTCGCCCTCAACGTGTGGCCGAACCCCTCGGCCGACACGGTGGCCTTCGCCAGCAGCTCGCCGGCTCCCCTCGCCGTCGCGATCTACGACGTGGCCGGCCGCCACATCGTCTCGCTGAGCGGCGCCGACCGCGTGGACTGGGACGGCCGCGACGCCGCCGGGCAGCGCGCCGGCGCGGGCGTCTACCTGGCTCGCTATCGCAGCGGGGAGATCGAGGGCGCGGCCAAGGTGCTGATGCTGCGCTAGGGGCGCCTACTTGAGCAGCACGAGCTTCGTCTCCGTGAGCTGGCCGGCCGCCATCAGGCGCGCCAGGTAGACGCCGCTGGCGGCCTGCCGACCCCTGGCATCTCGGCCATCCCAGGTGGCCGCGTGCCGTCCGGCGGGCCGGCGCTCGTGGACCAGGCCGGCGACGCGACGTCCCGCCAAATCGTAGATCGCGAGATCCACCGCCGACGCCTCGGCCAGCACGAACTCCAGCTCCGTGGACGGATTGAACGGATTGGGATGTGCGGAGAGACGCCGCGCGGCGGCCGGCACGTCGACGACGGCCGTCCGCAAGAGCATCCAGTCCTCGCCGGGCAGGCGGCCGTGGAGCCGGTAGGTCACCGCCCCGCCGGCGGCCAGCGCCGGGCTGGCATCGGCGGCGGCGTAGCGCCCCTCCCCCTCATCTTGCCAGGGCACATCCCACGACGCGCCGTCCCGCGCGCCCTCGAGCCGGAACTGGCCCTCCGCCGAGGCTTGCCAGGTCAACGTCACCAGCCCGAGGCTTGCGGCGGCCCTGAAGCTGGCAAGGAAGACCGGCGTGTCGCCGCAGCCGGGCCCGAGCCCCCCGATGAGGGCACCGCAGTCGTTGCCCTCGGGCAGGCAGGGTGAGCCGGGCGCGAGGCGGTA of the Candidatus Latescibacterota bacterium genome contains:
- a CDS encoding dUTP diphosphatase; translation: MQRELNRYTFEQNALGEGYDAIAGNRDLQNTWLRNYALAMSQELSELVDSTNWKWWRTKVDLFDEQNIKVELVDILHFWVSACQVMGLSAEDVHRMYMQKNAVNRKRQDSGYLKKDEADNRGIG